A stretch of the Corylus avellana chromosome ca6, CavTom2PMs-1.0 genome encodes the following:
- the LOC132185608 gene encoding cytochrome P450 CYP72A616-like: protein MEDYIFKLVAISSALLLLYPVIRVVHVIWWRPKRLEKQLRQQGIRGTSYKLLHGDIREIKKCTGEAWSKPMTLDHQISPRALPFFHQMLQKYGKLCVFWNGTRPRLMVGDPELMRLILADKNGHLVKMPLNPLAAMLQLGLSNLEGEPWAKHRKLITPAFHLEKLKRMVPAFETSCFGLIDRWEKLISPQGSVEIDVAPELQNLASDAIARTAFGSSFEEGKRIFELLNELTKLVHESFQKIYIPGFRFIPTKQNKRRYNMVKEINAILRDMIRRKEEAMRINGDSGNDDLLGLLLQCKEESDNNGLTIEDVIEECKLFYFAGQETTATLLTWTLIVLSMHPDWQQKARDEVQHICAKRSLDFEAINQLKIVPTILYEVLRLYPPLTSLYRHTRQKINIGGLSILAGVDLVLPVLLLHNDPNYWGEDVEKFNPERFSQGISKATKDQIAFYPFGWGPRICLGQNFAMVEAKMALAMILQHFSFQLSPSYAHAPCTVITLKPQYGAPIILHRI, encoded by the exons ATGGAAGAttacattttcaaacttgtggCAATCTCTTCTGCTTTGCTACTTCTTTATCCCGTTATCAGAGTTGTTCATGTCATCTGGTGGAGACCCAAAAGGCTTGAGAAGCAATTGAGGCAGCAGGGGATCAGAGGAACTTCTTACAAGCTTTTGCATGGAGATATCAGAGAGATTAAGAAGTGCACCGGGGAGGCATGGTCCAAACCGATGACCCTAGACCACCAGATTTCGCCACGTGCCTTGCCATTCTTTCATCAAATGCTACAAAAATATG GAAAACTCTGTGTATTTTGGAATGGAACAAGACCAAGATTGATGGTAGGGGACCCAGAGTTAATGAGGTTGATATTAGCAGATAAGAATGGTCATCTTGTAAAGATGCCACTGAACCCTCTTGCGGCTATGCTACAACTGGGTCTGTCAAACTTGGAAGGAGAGCCATGGGCCAAACACAGAAAGCTTATTACACCTGCTTTCCACCTAGAGAAGTTAAAG AGAATGGTTCCAGCATTTGAAACCAGTTGTTTTGGGCTGATTGATCGGTGGGAGAAATTGATTAGTCCTCAAGGATCAGTTGAAATAGATGTAGCACCAGAACTCCAAAATCTTGCTAGTGATGCCATAGCTCGGACAGCCTTTGGAAGCAGCTTTGAAGAGGGCAAAAGGATATTTGAACTTCTGAATGAGCTGACCAAATTGGTGCATGAATCCTTCCAAAAAATTTACATCCCAGGTTTCAG ATTCATTCCCACTAAGCAGAACAAAAGGAGATATAATATGGTGAAGGAGATCAATGCAATATTAAGGGATATGATCCGTAGGAAAGAGGAAGCAATGAGAATTAATGGAGATTCGGGCAACGATGATTTACTAGGCTTATTGTTGCAATGCAAAGAAGAATCCGACAATAATGGTTTAACAATTGAAGATGTTATAGAGGAGTGCAAGTTGTTCTACTTTGCCGGCCAAGAGACCACTGCCACCTTGCTCACATGGACACTCATTGTTCTATCTATGCATCCCGATTGGCAACAAAAGGCAAGGGACGAGGTGCAACACATCTGTGCCAAGAGATCACTTGATTTCGAAGCCATAAATCAACTCAAGATT GTTCCAACGATATTATATGAAGTCCTTCGACTATACCCACCTCTGACTTCTCTCTATCGACATACTCGCCAGAAGATCAATATTGGAGGCCTATCCATCCTTGCCGGGGTTGACTTGGTATTACCGGTGCTACTTCTACATAATGATCCAAATTATTGGGGCGAAGATGTTGAAAAATTCAATCCTGAGAGATTTTCTCAAGGCATTTCGAAAGCAACAAAGGATCAAATTGCTTTCTATCCATTTGGTTGGGGTCCTAGAATATGTCTTGGCCAAAATTTCGCCATGGTAGAAGCAAAGATGGCTCTAGCTATGATTCTtcaacatttctcttttcaacTCTCACCATCTTATGCTCATGCTCCTTGTACTGTCATTACTCTTAAGCCACAATATGGTGCTCCAATTATACTGCACAGAATCTAA